The bacterium sequence GGTGGGGGGAAGTGGCCAAAGTGCCGGGGCGGACTCGACCGCGCACTCCGGCCGCCCCGCTCGAAGCGGGACGGCCTCCGTTTGCGGCCCTGACACCGCGACCAGCGCGCGCGGCTCCGACGACGCAGGGGAGAGGGGGCAAAGTGCCGGGGCGGACTCGACCGCGCACTCCCGCCGCCCCGCTCGGAGCGGGGCAGCGTCCGTTTGCGGCCCTGACATCGCCGTCCCGCGAATTCTTTACGTCAACGGCGCGGGGAATGTGATCGAGAGCATGGCGGCGTCGGGCGCGGATGTGTTATCCGTGGACGCGAGAATTTCGCTGACGGAAGTGCGCCGGCGCGCGGGCAAGGACACGCGCGTTCAGGGAAACCTGGACACGCTTGTGCTCTGGTCCGGGCCGGAAAAGATCCGCGCGGCCGTGCGCGAACTGGTGCGTGAGACGGAAGGCCACGGGCACATCGTCAACCTCGGCCACGGCGTATTGCCCGGCACGCCGGTGGAGGGCGTGGGGGCGTTTGTGAAGGCCGTTCAGGAATTGGGAGAATGAATTTTTACCGCAAAGGCGCAAAGGGAAACGCGAAGGGCGCAAAGGGAATTTGTTATCGCGGCGTTTCGCGCCGCGATAACAAATTCCTTCTTCGCGCTCTTTGCGATTTCTTGGCGTCTTCGCGGTAAAAAATTAAGGACACGCACGATGAACACAAATATCGCAACCAACGGCGAGGCGCTCGTCAGCCCGCGCGAGGTGCCGCGCGCGATCTGGGAAAAGTACGCGACGCGCGGACCGCGCTACACGAGCTATCCCACCGCGCCGATTTTCACCGAGTCGTTCGATCGCGAGCAGGCGCACCGGCGCTGGGAGACGTGCGCGGACGAGATCTCGCTGTACACGCACATCCCGTATTGCAAGCGGCTTTGCCTTTACTGCGGCTGCCACATGTCCGTCGCGCACGACCGCGCGATCGCGACGCCGTACGTCGACCGCCTGCTCGCCGAGGCGAAGCTCGCCGCGAGCGCCATCGGTTCGCGCAAGCGCGTGCGCCAGATGGCGATGGGCGGCGGCACGCCGAACTTCCTTCTGCCCGCGGACATGGCGCGCCTGCACGCGGGGCTGCGCGAGGTGTTCGATTTCCCGGCCGACGGCGAGCGCAGCATCGAGATCGACTCGCGCACGTTCGACCTCGACTACATCGACGTGCTGCTCGACGCGGGCATGAACCGCGTGAGCCTTGGCGTGCAGGACCTGGACCCGGAGGTGATCGACCGCCTGCGCAAGGGGCAGGACCGCGACCACGTCGCGCGCATCGTGGAGGCGTTTCGCGCCAGGGGCCTTTCCGCGATCAACTTCGACCTGATGTACGGCCTGCCGGGTCAGACCGAGGAGACGTTCGGGCACACGATCGACGATGTGATCGCGATGCGCCCGACGCGCATCGCCCTGTTCGGATACGCGCACGTGCCGTGGCTCAAGAAGCACCAGCAGGTGCTGGAGCGCTACGGCGTGCCGGAGGAAGCCGAGCGGCTCGCGGTGTTCGGCACGGCGTACGAGAAGCTGACGGGCGCGGGGTATCGGCCGATCGGCATGGACCACTTCGCCGAGCCGGACGACGAGCTGTCCGTGGCGCAGAGTGCGGGAACGCTGAACCGCAACTTCATGGGCTACACGACGTATCGCGGGCTCGACCTGATCGCGCTTGGCGAATCGGCGATCAGCGACGTGGCGGCGACGTACATCCAGAACGACAAGGAGCGCAAGGGCTGGGAGGCGTCGATCGACGCGGGCCGGCTCGCGTGGACCAAGGGCCTCATCCTTTCGGACGACGACGTGGCGCGGCGCGACCTGATCATCGAGCTTTTCGCGAACCTCAATCTGGACGTGCCCGCGTACGAGAAGCGGCACGGGCTCGTCTTCGGCGAGGCGTACGCCGGCGAGCTGGCGCGCCTTGCGGATTTTGAATCCGACGGGCTCGTCACGCTGTCCGGTGAGCAAATTCACGTCACGCCGCTTGGTCGCGTGGCCATCCGCAATATATGTATGGTATTCGATCGTTACCTCGATCCCACAAGGCAACGCTACTCGAAGACCGTATGAGCGCCGAAGAACAAGACGCCATTCCGCCGCAGGCCGATCCCGACACGGCCGTCGTGCTTTTGAACATGGGCGCGGCGACGACCGCCGAGTCGATCGAGCCTTTCCTCTACGAGCTTTTCGCCGATCCCTACATCATCCAGCTTCCGCTCGGCTTCCTTTATCAGAAGCCGCTCGCGCGACTCATCGCGAAGCGCCGCGCGCCGAAGATGGCGCCGCACTACGCGCGGATCGGCGGCAGCCCGCTTTTGCCGCAGACGCTCGCGCAGGCCGACCTCGCGCTCGAGCGCCGCGCGCGCCGGAGGTCGTGAAGGAGCTGGCCGCGCGCGGAATCCGGCGGGTGGTGGCGCTACCGCTGTATCCGCAGTTTTCGCAGACGACGAGCGCGACGTCGCTTGACGAATTGCGCGAGTTCAACGAGCGCGCGGGCCTGGATACGCTGGCGGTGCCGAGCTACCCGATGCTGCCGGAGATGATCGACGCGATGATGCGCCGGTGGGAAGAAGCGATCGCGGACATGGCCGCGTGGCCGCGTCCGATCCACGTGCTTTTGACGGCGCATGGCGTGCCGGAGCTGTACGTGCGTCGCGGCGATCCGTACATCACGGAAGTGGAACGCACCGCGCGCGCGATCACGGAGCGATTGCCGAAGGATCTGCCGCTGAACGTGGCGTATCAAAGCCGGCTCGGACCCGTGAGTTGGGTGAAACCGTATCTCGACCACGAGGCCGCGCGGCTCGCGAGCGAGGGCATCCGCACGCTCGTCATGTTCCCGATCACGTTCGTCTCCGAGCACATCGAGACGCTGTACGAGCTCGATATCCAGGTCGCGGATATCGCGAAGGCGGCGGGCGTGGAGAAGGTCGTGCGCGTGGCGACCGTGCAGGATCACCCGCGCTTCATCGAGGGCCTCGCGCGCCTGACGCGCGCCGCGCTCGACGGCGCGCCGTGAAAAAGGCTGGAAGACGGAAAGGCTGGAAAGCCATCGCGGATCGCGTTCACCACAGAGGGCACGGAGGACACAGAGGCAAGAATGTTCATGTCCACCGTGTCCATATCGTCCATTATGTCCATGCCCAATCGGTCCGGATTATCCAACCATAGGTTTCCATGCCCGACGAAGTTTTTGACGTCGCGATAGCCGGCGGCGGGCCGGCGGGCCTGGCGGCCGCGTGGCGCCTGCGCGCACGGAAGATCGTCGTGCTGGAGGCGGCCGCGCATTCCGGCGGCAACGCGCGCGGCGAGCGCGTCGACGGCTATCTGATCGAGCGCGGGCCGCACACCTTCATGGGAAGCGCGGAGCACATGTTCGCGCTTGCCGAGGAGGTGGGCATCGCCAATGAGCTCGCCGAGGCCGCACCCGAGGCGAAGGCGCGGTACATCTATCGCGATGGCGCGTTCCACGCGCTGCCGGCCTCGCCCGTCTCCGCGATGACGACGCCGCTGCTCTCGTTGCGCGGCAAGCTGCGCGTCGCGGCCGAGCCGTTTATCCCCGGCCGCTCGAAGCCCGACGAAACCGTGGCGGATTTTTTCGCGCGGCGCCTCGGCGCGGAGGCCGCGGAGTATCTTGCCGGCACGTTCATCTCCGGCATCTACGCGGGCGATCCGACGCGCCTTGGCATCCGCGCGGCGTTTCCGCTTTTCCACCAGTTCGAGCGCGAAGGCGGCAGCCTCATTCGCGGCGCGATGAAATACATGCGCGCGAAAAAGAAATCGGGCGTCGCGACCCGCAAGGGGCTTTGGGGATTCGCGGCGGGGCTTGGCCGGCCGTTCGAGGCGATCGCCGACACGCTGCCCGACGGCGCCGTGCGCACCGGCGCGGCGGTGAAAGTGGTGCGCCGCGAAAACGACCTCTTCGTGCTCGAGGGCGATGGATTTTCCGTGCGCGCGCGCGCGGCGATCGTCGCGGCGCCGCCGCCGCAGGCAAGCGCGATGATCCGCGCGCTCGACGCCGAGGCCGCGAACCTTCTCGCCGAGATCCCTCTGCCGCCGGTCGCCGTCGTGCATCTGGGCGGCAAGAAGACGCCGCAAACGATTGAGGGTTTCGGCGGGCTCGTGCCGCGCCGCTATGGCATCCGCACGCTCGGCGTCGTGTTCGCGTCGTGTCTGTATCCCGGCCGCGCGCCCGAGGGCCGTTTCCTGCACACGCAATACCTCGGCGGCGCGCTCGACACGGGCATCCTCGATCTGACCGACGACGATCTCATCGCGCTCGCCAAGGCGGATCACGAAAAACTGCTCGGCAGGGCGGACATCGATTTCGCGCGCGTCGTGCGTCACCCGGTGGCGATCCCGCAGCTTGCGCCCGATCACCCGGAGCGCATCGCCGAATTGCAGCGCCTGGCGAGCGCGCATCCGGGGCTCGCGTTCGCGGGGAACTACATCAGCGGCGTCGCCGTGAACCACGCGGTGGGTTCGGGCTTCGACGCGGCGGCGCGGCTGGAGCATTTCTTCGCAAGCGCGGCGACGCGCGCGTAATCGCATTCGGCGATACACCGAGAGCACCGAGGAAACTCAGGGAACACCGAGGGACGACGCACACCGAACCACAAAAAGGCTCTGTGCCCTCCGTGTCTTCTCCGTGCGCTCGGTGTACCGCCGGATTGCGATTCCCTTCGACGTTCCGCATTCGCCATTCCCGATTCGCGTTGTGATATGCGCCGCATTGACACGAGCGATGCAGCGCCGATCATGGACGCGGGGGAGATATGCTTCAGGACAAAGGCTGCGTTCTTCCGAAAAGCGCCAAACGCAGCGTCCACCATTATTACCTGAAGGGCTTAAGCCGGCCGCGTGTCGCGGGCTTGCCCGTCGCGGGCGAGTCCGTGCCCGGGCGCGACGGCCTGTCCGCGCGCTTTTCCCTGCGCGTGCGCGAACTCGGGGAGGATGCGCGCGCGGGTCCGGACGACGATAACGCGCGGAACTCCGCCGGAGCCGCGATCGTCGCCGAGCGCGCCGAGGCGTCATCGGCCGCGTCACGCGAAGACGCGAGCGATGATGCGCACGCCGGTTCATCCGACGAAAAAATAGGTGACTGTCCCCATTTTGTGATCGACGAGGTCGATTACACGGCGTCGACGTGCGTCGTGCTTCTGGCCGTGTGCGAGCGGCTGGCCGAGCGAGCGCGCGGCGGCACGATGGCGTCCGCGTCGGCCATTTCGCCCGCGGACCTCATTGCCGATTTCGCCGACATTCCATCCGCCAAATTCGATCGCGCCATCCTCGCCGTCGCGGCGTTGCGCAGCGCGCTCATAAAGGCCCGCGAGCACGCGGGCGATGTTTCATCCCCATCACATTCCGAAGGAGTTTCCGTATGAAGGTTGCGTACGTCTTCACCACGCAGGGTCACACCGTCTCGTACAAGCTCGGCAAGATGATCCTGCCGCAGCTCGAGGAAGGCCGCCACGGCGTGGATGTCGTGGGCATGTTCTTTTTCGAGGACAACACCTACGTGCTGCGCAAGGGCGACCCGATCGGCGAGCGCCTGGCGAAGGTCGCCAGGGACAAGGGCATGCTGCTGATGGGCTGCGACCAGTGCGCGTTCGAGCGGCAGATCGCCGACGACCTGGTCGAGGGCGCGACGATCGGCTGCTTCCCCGATCTCTACGGCGCACTTGGCGGCAACCCGCCGGATCTGGTCATCTCTCTGTAGGATCGAGGATTGAGGATTGAGAGGAACGCGCCGTCCGGTCGGGCGGCGCGTTTACTATTGACGCGTTGCCGTCAGCAACCGTCGGCCAGATCCTTCGCTTCGCTCAGGATGACAAACCGTCGCTCAGGACAACAAATCGTTCTTGCGACAACCTGCCACGTCTTGGCGAAACGCGAAAACGCAGTCCTCGATCCTCGATCCTCGATCCTCCATCCTCGATCCTCATTCCTCAATCCTCTCCATGCCATCCATAAACGGACGCAGCGCCGGTGGGATCGTCACGGTCCCGTCGGCGTTCTGGTAGTTCTCCAGAATCGCGACGAACGTGCGCCCGACGGCAAGACCCGAGCCGTTCAGCGTGTGTGCAAGCTGCGAGCTTTTCTCCGTCTTGTCGCGGAAGCGAATCCCCGCGCGCCGCGCCTGAAAATCACCGAAGTTCGAGCACGAGCTGATCTCGCGGTACGTGTTCTGACTCGGCAGCCACACTTCCAGGTCATAACAGCGCCGCGCGGCAAATCCGAGGTCCGCCGTGCATAGCTCCATCACGCGATACGGCAACTCCAGCCTCTGCAACACCTTTTCGGCGTGCGCCGTCAGCTCTTCGTGCGCGGTCTTTGAATCCTCCGGTCGCGTGATCTGCACAAGCTCCACCTTGTCGAACTGATGCACGCGGATCATGCCGCGCGTGTCCTTGCCGTGGCTCCCGGCTTCGGCGCGAAAGCACGGCGTATACGCGACGTACTTTTTCGGCAGCTCGTCGGCGGAGATCGTCTCGTCGCGGTGGATATTTGTCACCGGCACCTCCGCCGTGGGGATGAGCCACAGGTCGCGCCCCTCGATGCGGAACAGGTCCTCCGAAAACTTTGGAAGCTGACCCGTGCCGGTCATCGCCTCCGTGTTCACCATGAAAGGCGGCAGCACTTCCACGTATCCATGTTCGCGCGTGTGCATGTCGAGCATGAACGCGGTCAGCGCGCGGGAGAGCCGCGCGCCTGTGCCCATCTGCAACACGAAACGCGCGCCGGACATCTTCGCGGCGCGCTCCATATCGAGGATTCCGAGCGCCTCGCCGATGGCGACGTGATCGCGAACCTCGAATTCAAATCTTCGCGGCTCGCCCCAATCGCGACGCCGCACATTGTCGGCCTCGCTCATGCCGCGCGGGGTCTCGTCGTCCGGCAGATTCGGAAGAGTGAAAAGCAGCGCGTCGTATTGTTCTTCGATCTCACGCAGGCGAGGCTCGGCTTCCTTCACGCGCGTGGAGATACCGCCCATCTCGGCGATGATCGCCGACGCGTCGCCCTTTTCGCGCTTGATGCGCGCGATCTCTTCGCTTGCGGCCTTTTGCTTATGGCGCAACCCCTCGATCTCGGCGAGAAGCGCGCGGCGTTCGGCGTCAAGAGCTTCGAGCGAGGCGGTATCGAGGTCCGTCTTGCGCGCGGCGAGCATCGCGCGCACGGCATCCATGTTTTCGCGGACGAATTTTCTATCGAGCATGTGATGTCCCGTTCACCCGTCAACGGTTCAAAATCAGGATTCAAAGCGCGCGTTCAAAATCGCGCGCGAAATGTCGATCAGATCTTGCCGAGTTCGATGCTGCGGCGCGTCGCGGCCTCCACCGCATCCATCACCGTGGAGCGGAAGATGCCTTTTTCGAGCGCACGCAGGCCGGCGAACGTCGTGCCGCCCGGCGTGGCGACGAGATCCTTCAATTCACCCGCGTGTTTACCCGTATCCAGAAACATCTTCGCCGCGCCCTGCACGGTTTGCCCGGCGAGCATGTTGGCCACCTTTCGCGGCAGGCCAAGTTGCACGCCCGCGTCCGAGAGCGCCTCGATCATCATGAACACGAACGCCGGCCCCGAACCGGAAAGCCCGGTGACGACGTCCATCAGCGCCTCGTGGCTCACCGTCACCACCTTGCCCACCGCCTCGAAGATGCTGCGCGTCAGCGCCAATTCGCGTTCGCCCGCGTGTTTGCCCGCGAAAATCGCGCTCGCGCCCTCGAGCACGCTCGCGGGCGCGTTTGGCATGACGCGCACGACGGGAATCTTGGCCGCGAAGCCCGCCTCGATGCGTTCGGTGTGGATGCCGGCAAGGATCGACACGACAAGCTGCGTCGGCTTGATGATGTCCCGAAGCGTTTCGATCGCCTCGGCGAGACCCTGCGGTTTCACGGCGAGTACGACGATGTCGGCGTCTTGCGCGAGCGTCGGATCGTCCGAAACCCGGCAACGGTATCGCTCGGCGATGAGCTGCCGCCGCTCGGCGTGAATCTCCACGGCGGTGACGCGGTCGGGTGTGACGAATTCGCCCGCGATGAGCCCGCGGATCAGAATCTCGCCCATGTTCCCCGCGCCGATCAGGACGATGGATTTGTCGGTCAGCATGACGTCTCCCTTCGTGCGAGGGGGAGGTTAATCGGTAATCGAGGAGACTGGAAGGCTGGAAGGCTGAAAGGCTGGGAGGTCATCGCGATCGCACGGATCCGTTGCGCACCTTGACACAGGAACCCCCGCGCGATTGACCGGTCCATGATGTCCATGGCGTCCATCATGTCCATTGATACACAGGAGCGGGCGCACGCCATTGCGAAGGCTACGGCGCGTCACACGGGCCGTTTTTTTCGATCAATCCCGCCTTTTCGTCCGCCCCAGGTCGTCAAGCGGGTTGGGCTTCGATTCGCGCTTGCTCGAGAGTTCGGCCGTGAGCTTGGCGAAAAGATCGGCGCGATCGACGCCCGCGGGCGGGGTGTCGAGCGGGTTGGAAGTTGGGCCGTCCAGCGGATTGGCGCGCGACGCGGCGCGCCCGGAAAGGCGCGAACGCACATCATCAAAGAGCTTCGCGCGGCTCTCGTCGACATAGTCCCGGCCAAAGCGCCTGCCGATATCGCCGTGCTGCTCGTCGAGCCGCGTGCGGCGCGAGGTTTCCGCCTCGGCGAAACTCGGCTCGTCGTCCGGATCGGGAATGCTGGTGACGAGCGTCGGATCCTCGAGAGCGAAGCGGTCGTCGAACGCTGACGGGATCATAACGAGCACGCCGTGGTCGACCAGGCGGTGCAAAAGGAAGTGCGTGCGTTCGACGGATATCGAAAGCTCGCGCGACAGTTCGGTTGCCGTCGGCGCGCGACCGTCGCGCCGCTCGAACTCATCGACGACCGCGACGGCTTGCTCGGCCAGTTCGTGAAACATCGACATGGCAATTCCCCCGCGAGACATCGTGCGACCTGACGCGAAGGGCTGTCAAGGCGGGTTCGCAAACCGATCCGACGAACGCCCGATAATGTCCCTCGCCTCGCGGCGCACAACTCCCGAATTTTTCGTTCGAATCGCAATAAAATCCTGCGCGCGAAAAAAATCCATTCCGGATCGCTTTATCCGTATTTCCGCGCGCGGAAAAATATTTTTTCTCGTTATTTGGCCACACGAAATCGAGCGATCAAAAGTGAAAAAACCGTGTCGTGACGAAGGCTTGGGCGTGACGCGCCGCGCCCGCTCCGCCGGCGTAGCCGCGCGATTTTCCCGCGGGGGTCAAAAAGGCGCTTGCAATGCGAAAATCGCTGTGTATACTGCGACCTCGTTCCCGACGTGATGTTTCTTAAGCGATGTTTTTCCTGGCGGCTTCTTATAGCCGCGGCGTGTGGATATTTTTGCCCTTTGGGCATCGGCAAAGCGTCTTAACTACTCGAAAAATCAGCACTTTTCGCAAAGCCTGCGGCTGTGGACAAGCTGGGGGCAAATGGCCGATCCTCGTTCGCGTGAACGGCGTAAACTGAGTTATTTTACGTTGTGATAATATGCAGGAGCCGTCAATGAAATCCGACTGGACAAGGGTCAAACAGCTTCTCTCCGAGCGCATCGATCCCAACGACTTCCAGACCTGGATCGAGCCGATCGTTGTGGATAACGAGAACCCCGAGGAAATCCGCCTGCGCGCTCCCAACAAGTTCGTGCAGGAGTGGTTCAACGAGCACTACGCCACCTTCGCGCGCGACCTCCTGTACGAAACGACCGCGCGCACGCCGCGGCTGACGGTCGGCGTCGCGCAAGCCGGACCGTTCCAGGGGCGCCTGGCGATGGAGTTGCCCGCGATCCCGCGTCTCCAGGCCGTTGCGCCCGCCAAAAGAAAGGCCGAGCGCGCGCGCGCCGCCGCCCAGGCGGTCGGCCTGAACGAGCGCTACGACTTCAAACGCTTTGTCGTCGGCTCGGGCAACCAGTTCGCGTTCAACGCGGCGATGGCCGTGGCGAACGACCCGGGGCGCAAATACAACCCGCTTTTCTTTTACGGCGACACGGGGCTTGGCAAGACGCACCTGCTCCACGCGGTCGGCCATCACATGATCGAGCAGCGCGGCGCGACGCCGCGCGTCGTGGCGATGACGTGCGAGCGCTTCACGAATGAACTGATCCAGTCGTTGCGCGCGCGCACGATCGCATCGTTCCGCAAGAAATTCCGCCAGGTGGACGTCCTGCTCGTGGACGATGTGCAGTTCCTAGCGGGCAAGGAGCGCACGCAAGAGGAGTTCTTCCACACCTTCAACGAGCTGCACGGCAACGGGGCGCAGATCGTGGTCACGTGCGACCGGCCTCCGCACGAGATCGACAAGCTGGAAGACCGCCTCCGTTCGCGCTTCGGCTGGGGGCTCATCGCCGACATCCAGATGCCCGACCTGGAAACGCGCGTCGCCATCTTGCGCAGCCGCGAAAAGGAGCAGCAGGTCGTCCTGCCGCAGGAAACGGCCTATTTCCTCGCGGAAAATTTCTCGCGCTCGGTCCGCGAGCTCGAGGGCGCGTTCGTGCGCCTGTCGGCCTACGCTTCGCTGCACGACGTCGAGATCACGACCGACCTGGCCCGCGAGGTGCTGAAAAAATTCATCGATCAGCCGGCGGCGCAACTCACGGTCGAGCAGATCCAGAAGGCGGTGTGCGATCAGTACGGCGTTCGCATGGCCGATCTTCTCGGCGCCCGCCGCCAGCGCGCCATCGCCCTGCCCCGCCAGATCGCAAGCTATCTCACCCGCGAAATGACCGAGCTGAGTTACCCGGAGATCGGTTACGCCTTCGGCGGCCGCGACCACACGACGATCATGCACGCGCACCGGAAGATCGGCGATCTGCGCTCGCGCGATCCGCGCATCGAGCAGGCGGTTGTGGCGCTCGAACGCCGTTTGCGCGGCGGAGCCTGATTCCGCGACGCGGCAGGTTCCCGGCCCGCCGCGCGGCCATCCAACGATGACGGACGACACGCTTTCTGAAATCGGCCCGCCGTTTTCCGACGAGGCCGAACTTTCGGTCCTGGGCGCGATCATGCTGCGCCCGGACACGATCGACCAGATCCGCGATCGGCTTCTCCCCGAGCACTTCTACCGCGACGCGCATCGTCACGTGTACGCCACGATGTGCGCCCTGCACGACGAGCGCACGGCGATCGATCCCGTCATGTTGCACGAATCGCTGACGCGGCAAGGTCTTCTCGAGTCGATCGGAGGCACGCCGTTCATCGCGCGGCTGGCCGACGTGACGCCGACGAGCGCGAACATCGCGCACTACGCCCGCATCGTCGTGGACAAGGCGTTGCTGCGCCGGCTCATCAACGAGTCGCGAACGACGCTCGCCAAGGCGCACGCGGCCGCCGAGCCGGCGCCGAAGATCATCGACGACGCGCTTTCGCGCATCCTCGGGGTTTCCTTCGAGCAGGACAAAGGCAGCGTGCTCGAGATCCGCGAGGTCATGAAGGACGTGCTCGCGGAAATGAAGGCGCTCGCCAAGAGCGGCAAGACGATGTCCGGCATTCCGTCGGGATTCTACGGGCTCGACGAGATGACCAACGGCTTTCAGCGCGGCGATCTCATCATCCTGGCCGCGCGGCCGTCGATGGGGAAAACCGCGCTGGCGCTCAACATCGCCCGGCACGCCGCGTCGAACGCGGGCGGCGACGCGCATACGATTTTCTTTTCGATGGAGATGCCGCGCCAGTCGATCGGCATGCGCCTTGTCTGCACCGACGCGGGACTTCCGCTGGCGAGCTTTCGCGCCCCCAAGCTCGTCGAGGAAAACTTCTCGCAGCTCGCGCGCGCGGCGGCCGAGCTATACGATCTGCCGCTTTTCGTCGACGACTCCGCCGCGCTTTCCGTGCTCGACATCCGCACCCGCGCCCGCCGCCTCAAGGCGCAGCGGGGGCGGCTTGATCTCATCATCCTGGACTACGTGCAGCTCGTGCGTCCGGGCGAATCGCTCAAGGTGCGCGAACAGGAGATCGCCCGCATCAGCCGCGAGCTCAAGCAGATCGCCAAGGAGCTCGACGTGCCGGTCGTCGCGCTCGCGCAGCTCAACCGCATGTTGGAGTCGCGCGGAAACAAGCGGCCGATGCTCTCGGATCTGCGCGAATCCGGCGCGCTCGAGCAGGACGCCGACCTCATCCTGTTTCTCTACCGCGCGTGGGTTTACAAGCAGCGCGCCGAGGGCATGTCCGACGAGCGCCGCGCGCGCGACGACATGCCGGAGGAGGACATGCGCGCCGGGCCCAACGACGCCGAGCTCATCGTCGGCAAACACCGCAACGGCCCGACCGGCACGGTAAGCCTGCGTTTCGCACCGGAGTTCGCGCGCTTTGAAAATCCGGCGCATGCGTATCAGGAGGAGTACGACGAGTATTAGGGTCAAGCCCCTTCCCGTTCCCGTTCCCTTTCCGGAAATCATGTCCGTCGCGAGCGCGTTGCCGACCGCGCACTCCGCTTCGCTCCGTTTGCGGCCCCGACAGCGCGATGCCCGCGACCGCATTGCCCTTCGCCAACGCGTTGCCGACCGCGCACTCCGCTTCGCTCCGTTTGCGGCCCCGACAGCGCGATGCCCGCGACCGCATTGCCCTTCGCCAACGCGTTGCCGACCGCGCACTCCGCTTCGCTCCGTTTGCGGCCCTGACA is a genomic window containing:
- the hemH gene encoding ferrochelatase, producing the protein MKELAARGIRRVVALPLYPQFSQTTSATSLDELREFNERAGLDTLAVPSYPMLPEMIDAMMRRWEEAIADMAAWPRPIHVLLTAHGVPELYVRRGDPYITEVERTARAITERLPKDLPLNVAYQSRLGPVSWVKPYLDHEAARLASEGIRTLVMFPITFVSEHIETLYELDIQVADIAKAAGVEKVVRVATVQDHPRFIEGLARLTRAALDGAP
- the dnaA gene encoding chromosomal replication initiator protein DnaA, with product MKSDWTRVKQLLSERIDPNDFQTWIEPIVVDNENPEEIRLRAPNKFVQEWFNEHYATFARDLLYETTARTPRLTVGVAQAGPFQGRLAMELPAIPRLQAVAPAKRKAERARAAAQAVGLNERYDFKRFVVGSGNQFAFNAAMAVANDPGRKYNPLFFYGDTGLGKTHLLHAVGHHMIEQRGATPRVVAMTCERFTNELIQSLRARTIASFRKKFRQVDVLLVDDVQFLAGKERTQEEFFHTFNELHGNGAQIVVTCDRPPHEIDKLEDRLRSRFGWGLIADIQMPDLETRVAILRSREKEQQVVLPQETAYFLAENFSRSVRELEGAFVRLSAYASLHDVEITTDLAREVLKKFIDQPAAQLTVEQIQKAVCDQYGVRMADLLGARRQRAIALPRQIASYLTREMTELSYPEIGYAFGGRDHTTIMHAHRKIGDLRSRDPRIEQAVVALERRLRGGA
- a CDS encoding iron-sulfur cluster assembly scaffold protein, translating into MLQDKGCVLPKSAKRSVHHYYLKGLSRPRVAGLPVAGESVPGRDGLSARFSLRVRELGEDARAGPDDDNARNSAGAAIVAERAEASSAASREDASDDAHAGSSDEKIGDCPHFVIDEVDYTASTCVVLLAVCERLAERARGGTMASASAISPADLIADFADIPSAKFDRAILAVAALRSALIKAREHAGDVSSPSHSEGVSV
- the hemG gene encoding protoporphyrinogen oxidase; this translates as MPDEVFDVAIAGGGPAGLAAAWRLRARKIVVLEAAAHSGGNARGERVDGYLIERGPHTFMGSAEHMFALAEEVGIANELAEAAPEAKARYIYRDGAFHALPASPVSAMTTPLLSLRGKLRVAAEPFIPGRSKPDETVADFFARRLGAEAAEYLAGTFISGIYAGDPTRLGIRAAFPLFHQFEREGGSLIRGAMKYMRAKKKSGVATRKGLWGFAAGLGRPFEAIADTLPDGAVRTGAAVKVVRRENDLFVLEGDGFSVRARAAIVAAPPPQASAMIRALDAEAANLLAEIPLPPVAVVHLGGKKTPQTIEGFGGLVPRRYGIRTLGVVFASCLYPGRAPEGRFLHTQYLGGALDTGILDLTDDDLIALAKADHEKLLGRADIDFARVVRHPVAIPQLAPDHPERIAELQRLASAHPGLAFAGNYISGVAVNHAVGSGFDAAARLEHFFASAATRA
- the proC gene encoding pyrroline-5-carboxylate reductase; this translates as MLTDKSIVLIGAGNMGEILIRGLIAGEFVTPDRVTAVEIHAERRQLIAERYRCRVSDDPTLAQDADIVVLAVKPQGLAEAIETLRDIIKPTQLVVSILAGIHTERIEAGFAAKIPVVRVMPNAPASVLEGASAIFAGKHAGERELALTRSIFEAVGKVVTVSHEALMDVVTGLSGSGPAFVFMMIEALSDAGVQLGLPRKVANMLAGQTVQGAAKMFLDTGKHAGELKDLVATPGGTTFAGLRALEKGIFRSTVMDAVEAATRRSIELGKI
- a CDS encoding sulfur reduction protein DsrE — encoded protein: MKVAYVFTTQGHTVSYKLGKMILPQLEEGRHGVDVVGMFFFEDNTYVLRKGDPIGERLAKVARDKGMLLMGCDQCAFERQIADDLVEGATIGCFPDLYGALGGNPPDLVISL
- a CDS encoding ferrochelatase, producing the protein MSAEEQDAIPPQADPDTAVVLLNMGAATTAESIEPFLYELFADPYIIQLPLGFLYQKPLARLIAKRRAPKMAPHYARIGGSPLLPQTLAQADLALERRARRRS
- the serS gene encoding serine--tRNA ligase; this translates as MLDRKFVRENMDAVRAMLAARKTDLDTASLEALDAERRALLAEIEGLRHKQKAASEEIARIKREKGDASAIIAEMGGISTRVKEAEPRLREIEEQYDALLFTLPNLPDDETPRGMSEADNVRRRDWGEPRRFEFEVRDHVAIGEALGILDMERAAKMSGARFVLQMGTGARLSRALTAFMLDMHTREHGYVEVLPPFMVNTEAMTGTGQLPKFSEDLFRIEGRDLWLIPTAEVPVTNIHRDETISADELPKKYVAYTPCFRAEAGSHGKDTRGMIRVHQFDKVELVQITRPEDSKTAHEELTAHAEKVLQRLELPYRVMELCTADLGFAARRCYDLEVWLPSQNTYREISSCSNFGDFQARRAGIRFRDKTEKSSQLAHTLNGSGLAVGRTFVAILENYQNADGTVTIPPALRPFMDGMERIEE
- the hemN gene encoding oxygen-independent coproporphyrinogen III oxidase; protein product: MNTNIATNGEALVSPREVPRAIWEKYATRGPRYTSYPTAPIFTESFDREQAHRRWETCADEISLYTHIPYCKRLCLYCGCHMSVAHDRAIATPYVDRLLAEAKLAASAIGSRKRVRQMAMGGGTPNFLLPADMARLHAGLREVFDFPADGERSIEIDSRTFDLDYIDVLLDAGMNRVSLGVQDLDPEVIDRLRKGQDRDHVARIVEAFRARGLSAINFDLMYGLPGQTEETFGHTIDDVIAMRPTRIALFGYAHVPWLKKHQQVLERYGVPEEAERLAVFGTAYEKLTGAGYRPIGMDHFAEPDDELSVAQSAGTLNRNFMGYTTYRGLDLIALGESAISDVAATYIQNDKERKGWEASIDAGRLAWTKGLILSDDDVARRDLIIELFANLNLDVPAYEKRHGLVFGEAYAGELARLADFESDGLVTLSGEQIHVTPLGRVAIRNICMVFDRYLDPTRQRYSKTV